A DNA window from Streptomyces sp. CA-278952 contains the following coding sequences:
- a CDS encoding IS481 family transposase has protein sequence MSHRNARLTVHGRRLLVDRVCSGRPVAHVAAEMGISRPTAHKWLRRWRSEGESGLIDRSSRPHRTPHRTSAATEARICRLRQERKLGPARLGPVLGMPASTVHRVLTRHGLNRLSSLDRPTGQVIRRYERERPGELIHVDVKKLGRIPDGGGHRTLGRQAGRATRSNVGFDYIHSAVDDHSRLAYSEIHPDDKVATCAAFLTRAAAFFADLGITRIERVLTENAWAYRKGLVWKQALADIGATGKLTRPYRPQTNGKVERFNRTLADEWAYQRPYTSNTERTAALADFLHTYNHHRCHTALGGQPPISRVNNAAAQYS, from the coding sequence GTGTCCCACCGTAATGCCCGGCTGACTGTTCATGGCAGGCGGCTGCTCGTCGACCGTGTCTGTTCCGGTCGTCCTGTCGCGCACGTCGCCGCGGAGATGGGCATCTCGCGTCCCACCGCCCACAAGTGGCTCCGGCGATGGCGGTCCGAGGGTGAAAGCGGACTCATCGACCGCTCCAGCCGCCCGCACCGAACACCACACCGGACCAGTGCCGCAACCGAAGCCCGGATATGCCGCCTGCGCCAGGAACGCAAGCTCGGACCCGCACGGCTCGGGCCGGTCCTCGGCATGCCCGCCTCGACGGTGCACCGTGTCCTCACCCGGCACGGCCTCAACCGCCTGTCCTCCCTCGACCGGCCCACCGGCCAGGTCATCCGCCGCTACGAGCGTGAACGCCCCGGCGAGCTGATCCATGTCGACGTGAAGAAGCTCGGCCGGATCCCCGACGGCGGCGGCCACAGGACCCTGGGCCGCCAGGCCGGCCGCGCCACCCGCAGCAACGTCGGCTTCGACTACATCCACTCCGCGGTCGACGACCACTCCCGCCTCGCCTACAGCGAGATCCACCCCGACGACAAAGTCGCGACCTGCGCAGCCTTCCTGACCCGGGCCGCCGCGTTCTTCGCCGACCTGGGCATCACCCGGATCGAGCGCGTTCTGACGGAAAACGCGTGGGCCTACCGCAAGGGCCTGGTCTGGAAGCAAGCCCTGGCCGACATCGGCGCGACCGGCAAACTCACCCGCCCTTACCGGCCCCAGACCAACGGCAAAGTCGAACGCTTCAACCGCACCCTCGCCGACGAATGGGCCTACCAGCGGCCCTACACCTCCAACACCGAGCGCACAGCAGCCCTGGCAGACTTCCTGCACACCTACAACCACCACCGCTGCCACACCGCACTCGGCGGCCAGCCACCCATCAGCCGTGTGAACAACGCTGCGGCTCAATACAGCTAG
- a CDS encoding DUF6531 domain-containing protein yields the protein MPDWADTMLDLIGINWPNVDEDAYRDMADALREFADDVEDDGHLANQHVQRLLSSGSGEALDALNGHWGKVKNKHVRDLASGARTIAGALDNAATAIEAMKYAAIVHLGVLAGKAGISMALIPVTGGLSMLIGGAAIAVAQQAIRRIIKECMEEVVGYIVSALTEPAVAALENMAADLAVQVGANALGLQDGVDMNQVGQSGKEGFNEGVAGAKDSLQLASADGPGPAPGKGVHIEHAEHTRAGTKLNLVSVDVHGKTAGKLSKARTHHGRSRGKDDIAGALDPVIDKAMKALGKANKAMGDHFGKTLPKAVKEISENQKKIELDIKEMMSKGVKVRKGDKEDGPRPDAPRSSARTKADALKNAKDEPRRNAISLEKKTCENDPVDVATGEMTLPQTDLALPGVLPLVLRRTHLSGYRYGQWFGRSWASTLDERIELDPLGGGAVWSREDGSLLVYPRLPLAEDDDGVLPVEGPRLPLRHGGQSNGETTYLVTDPRTGLTRSFRGGPYNASPAYWLREIEDRNLNRIDFARLGDGSPTAVVHSGGYRVALAVEDSRVRELSLRTPGGPVTVMRYGYDPLGNLDAVINSSGLPLRFTYDPDDRITSWTDRNDSTFRYVYDDAGRVIRTVGPDGYLSSTFAYDVHPETGDRATRYTDSLGATKVHQFNDRLQAVAESDALGGVTYRSFDRYDRLLSRTDPLGRTTAYTYDDHGNLTRVEHPDGSSATVEYTELNQLTAVTGPDGATSRQEYDDRGNPTVFTRPDGSTTRLTHGPNGHLTGVDDSLGALDRLRCDAAGLPLAIRGPRGAVTRYARDAFGRAITITDAQGHTTELEWTVEGKLARRTDPDGAQQNWTYDGEGNCLLHTDAAGGETHFEYTHFDLVSARTTPDGVRQEFTHDTELRVSRVTSPQGLTWDYTYDPAGRLSSETDFDGRSLRYTHDTCGQLTSRTNAAGQTVRYERDTAGRVTAKGADGAVTHFTYDIHGRLASAAGPDTELTYLRDSSGRILRETCDGRQLSNTYDETGRRLRRITPSGAVSTWSFPAGREAELNASGHQVVFAFDETGRETSRRIGDALTIEHTYDLAGRLTDQRVHTADDRLLQRRSYTYRADGHLTSVDELTGGRKRLEVNQAGRVTGVTAENWSERYAYDEAGNQTSASWPGAGDASGPREYTGTRITRAGRVRYEHDAQGRVILRQKTRLSRKPETWHYDWDAEDRLVSVTTPDGTRWRYLYDALGRRSAKQRLAEDEATVVEEVTFTWDGDTLCEQTTSTTGSPDSVALTWDHDGVKPVTQVERRLVDQAEVDSRFFAIITDLIGTPRELVDEQGEVAWRTRSALWGATSWNRDADAYTPLRFPGQYFDPESGRYLSPDPLGLVPAPNAVTYVDNPTRWTDPLGLAGCPHRGGEHRHSVVLGVAIEPDVASDSLAKYLRNDLSDSGHDPTRGRDPGAHTYNGPDYSADEAGGPVWMTNVMGAVGDRATTLSITLDGMPNSRGEKGNWSEPADIVDAFQRAAQHGSQFNTSHEDNYPGQGDGTAWEMSEVAYAVRNYDGAAAWGDPDGERPGRPWEEIHWYTRDGDDGAYKEVSVPKPDIPEVKPNLANLPEHLR from the coding sequence GTGCCCGATTGGGCCGACACCATGCTCGACCTCATCGGGATCAACTGGCCGAACGTCGACGAAGACGCGTACCGGGACATGGCCGACGCTCTCCGGGAGTTCGCCGACGATGTCGAGGACGACGGTCACCTTGCCAACCAGCACGTGCAACGTCTGCTGTCCTCCGGCAGCGGTGAAGCCCTCGACGCGCTCAACGGTCACTGGGGCAAGGTCAAGAACAAGCACGTGAGGGACCTGGCCAGTGGCGCTCGCACGATCGCCGGCGCGCTGGACAACGCGGCCACGGCGATCGAGGCCATGAAGTACGCGGCAATCGTCCACCTGGGCGTGCTCGCCGGCAAGGCGGGCATCTCCATGGCGTTGATACCGGTGACCGGCGGGCTGTCCATGCTCATCGGCGGGGCAGCCATCGCGGTCGCCCAGCAGGCCATCCGCCGGATCATCAAGGAGTGCATGGAAGAGGTCGTCGGTTACATCGTCTCCGCCCTGACCGAGCCGGCCGTCGCCGCGCTGGAGAACATGGCCGCGGATCTCGCCGTACAGGTCGGTGCCAACGCGCTCGGCCTTCAGGACGGCGTCGACATGAACCAGGTCGGCCAGTCGGGCAAGGAGGGCTTCAACGAAGGAGTGGCGGGGGCCAAGGATTCCCTCCAGCTCGCCTCGGCCGACGGCCCCGGCCCCGCGCCCGGCAAGGGCGTGCACATCGAGCACGCGGAGCACACCCGCGCCGGCACGAAGCTGAACCTGGTCAGCGTCGACGTTCACGGCAAGACGGCGGGGAAGTTGTCCAAGGCCAGGACGCATCATGGACGAAGTCGAGGCAAGGACGACATCGCCGGCGCCCTGGACCCCGTGATCGACAAGGCCATGAAGGCGCTCGGCAAGGCCAACAAGGCCATGGGCGACCACTTCGGCAAGACACTCCCCAAAGCGGTCAAGGAGATCTCCGAGAACCAGAAGAAGATCGAACTGGACATCAAGGAGATGATGTCCAAGGGCGTGAAGGTACGTAAGGGCGACAAGGAAGACGGCCCGCGCCCCGATGCGCCCCGGAGCTCCGCCCGCACCAAGGCCGACGCGCTGAAGAACGCCAAGGACGAGCCGCGCCGTAACGCCATCTCGCTGGAGAAGAAGACCTGCGAGAACGACCCGGTGGACGTCGCCACCGGAGAGATGACCCTGCCGCAGACCGATCTGGCCCTGCCTGGAGTCCTTCCCCTGGTCCTACGCCGGACTCATCTCTCCGGCTATCGCTACGGCCAGTGGTTCGGGCGCAGCTGGGCCTCCACGCTGGACGAGCGGATCGAGCTGGACCCGCTCGGCGGGGGCGCGGTGTGGTCCCGGGAGGACGGTTCGCTCCTCGTCTATCCGCGGCTGCCACTGGCCGAGGACGACGACGGGGTACTCCCCGTGGAAGGCCCACGGCTGCCCCTGCGGCACGGAGGCCAGAGCAACGGCGAAACCACCTATCTCGTCACCGATCCCCGTACCGGTCTGACGCGCTCATTCCGCGGCGGCCCGTACAACGCGTCCCCCGCCTACTGGCTCAGGGAGATCGAGGACCGCAACCTCAATCGGATCGACTTCGCCCGCCTCGGCGACGGGAGTCCGACCGCCGTCGTCCACTCCGGGGGCTACCGGGTCGCTCTGGCCGTCGAGGACTCCCGCGTACGTGAGCTGTCCTTGCGTACGCCGGGCGGTCCCGTCACCGTCATGCGCTACGGCTACGACCCCCTCGGCAACCTCGACGCCGTCATCAACTCGTCCGGGCTGCCACTGCGTTTCACGTACGACCCGGACGACCGCATCACCTCGTGGACCGACCGTAACGACTCCACGTTCCGCTATGTGTACGACGATGCCGGCCGCGTGATCCGCACGGTCGGCCCGGACGGCTATCTGTCGTCGACGTTCGCCTACGACGTCCATCCGGAGACGGGCGACCGCGCCACCCGGTACACGGACTCGCTCGGCGCGACCAAGGTCCACCAGTTCAACGACCGGCTCCAGGCCGTCGCGGAGAGCGATGCGCTGGGCGGCGTCACCTACCGCAGCTTCGACCGGTACGACCGGCTCCTGTCCCGGACCGATCCCCTCGGTCGTACTACGGCATACACCTACGACGACCATGGAAACCTCACCCGCGTCGAGCACCCCGACGGCAGCTCGGCCACGGTCGAGTACACCGAGCTGAACCAGCTCACCGCCGTCACCGGCCCGGACGGCGCCACCTCACGCCAGGAGTACGACGACCGGGGCAACCCGACGGTCTTCACCCGGCCGGACGGGTCCACCACTCGCCTCACCCACGGCCCGAACGGCCACCTCACCGGCGTCGACGACTCCTTGGGCGCGCTGGACCGGCTGCGCTGCGACGCTGCCGGCCTTCCCCTGGCCATCCGCGGCCCACGCGGCGCGGTCACCCGCTATGCCCGTGACGCCTTCGGACGCGCGATAACGATCACCGATGCACAGGGTCACACCACCGAGCTGGAGTGGACCGTCGAAGGCAAGCTCGCCCGGCGTACGGACCCGGACGGCGCACAGCAGAATTGGACCTACGACGGCGAGGGCAACTGCCTCCTGCACACCGACGCGGCGGGCGGCGAGACCCACTTCGAGTACACCCACTTCGATCTGGTCTCCGCCCGCACCACGCCCGACGGGGTACGCCAGGAGTTCACGCACGACACCGAGCTCCGCGTCTCCCGTGTCACCAGCCCTCAAGGCCTGACCTGGGACTACACCTACGATCCGGCAGGCCGCCTCAGCTCGGAAACCGACTTCGACGGCCGCTCGCTCCGCTACACACACGACACCTGCGGGCAGCTCACCTCCCGCACGAACGCTGCGGGGCAGACAGTCCGCTACGAGCGCGACACGGCGGGCCGCGTCACCGCCAAGGGCGCGGACGGCGCGGTCACGCACTTCACCTACGACATCCACGGCCGTCTCGCCTCGGCGGCGGGGCCGGATACCGAGCTGACTTACCTACGAGACAGCTCGGGCAGGATTCTCCGCGAGACCTGTGACGGCCGCCAACTGAGCAACACCTATGACGAGACCGGGCGCCGCCTCCGTCGGATCACCCCGTCCGGGGCAGTGAGCACCTGGTCCTTCCCGGCCGGCCGGGAGGCGGAACTGAACGCCTCGGGCCATCAGGTGGTCTTCGCCTTCGACGAAACAGGCCGCGAGACGAGCCGCCGGATCGGCGACGCTCTGACCATCGAGCATACCTACGACCTCGCGGGCCGTCTGACCGACCAGCGCGTCCACACAGCCGACGACCGGCTCCTCCAGCGTCGCTCGTACACCTACCGCGCCGACGGCCACCTCACCTCGGTCGACGAGTTGACCGGCGGCCGCAAGCGGCTGGAGGTGAACCAGGCGGGCCGGGTTACGGGCGTCACCGCCGAGAACTGGTCGGAGCGGTACGCGTACGACGAGGCCGGGAACCAGACCAGTGCCTCCTGGCCCGGTGCGGGCGACGCCTCCGGTCCGCGCGAGTACACCGGAACGCGCATCACCCGTGCAGGCCGGGTCCGGTACGAGCACGACGCCCAAGGCCGGGTGATCCTGCGCCAGAAGACCCGTCTCTCCCGCAAGCCCGAGACCTGGCACTACGACTGGGACGCGGAGGACCGCCTCGTCTCGGTCACCACGCCGGACGGTACGCGCTGGCGCTACCTCTACGACGCTCTGGGACGGCGCTCGGCCAAGCAACGCCTGGCCGAGGACGAGGCGACGGTGGTCGAGGAGGTGACCTTCACCTGGGACGGCGACACCCTCTGCGAACAGACCACGTCCACGACGGGCTCCCCGGATTCCGTCGCCCTCACCTGGGACCACGACGGCGTGAAGCCGGTGACCCAGGTGGAACGCAGGCTCGTGGACCAGGCGGAAGTCGACAGCCGCTTCTTCGCGATCATCACCGACCTCATCGGCACACCTCGTGAACTGGTCGACGAACAGGGCGAGGTGGCGTGGCGCACCCGTTCCGCCCTGTGGGGAGCCACGTCATGGAACCGCGACGCCGACGCGTACACGCCCCTGCGCTTCCCCGGCCAGTACTTCGACCCCGAATCGGGCCGCTACCTCTCCCCGGACCCACTCGGTCTGGTACCAGCCCCGAACGCGGTCACCTACGTCGACAACCCGACCCGGTGGACCGACCCTCTGGGACTGGCAGGCTGCCCCCACAGAGGTGGGGAACACCGGCACAGTGTGGTGCTGGGGGTAGCCATCGAGCCGGACGTGGCGTCGGATTCGCTGGCCAAGTACCTTCGCAACGACCTCTCGGACTCCGGCCACGATCCGACCCGTGGCCGCGATCCGGGAGCACACACCTACAACGGCCCGGACTACTCCGCCGACGAGGCGGGAGGCCCGGTATGGATGACGAATGTGATGGGCGCCGTAGGAGACCGCGCCACCACCCTGTCAATCACCCTGGACGGAATGCCCAACAGTAGGGGCGAGAAAGGAAACTGGAGCGAGCCGGCGGACATCGTGGACGCCTTCCAAAGGGCAGCGCAGCACGGTTCCCAGTTCAATACCTCGCATGAGGATAACTATCCGGGCCAAGGTGATGGAACTGCCTGGGAAATGAGCGAAGTAGCTTACGCCGTGCGCAACTACGATGGAGCCGCCGCGTGGGGCGATCCTGATGGCGAACGCCCAGGCCGGCCATGGGAAGAGATCCATTGGTACACCCGTGACGGAGACGACGGAGCTTACAAGGAGGTCAGCGTGCCCAAGCCGGACATTCCTGAGGTCAAGCCGAACCTGGCAAATCTTCCAGAACACTTGAGGTAG
- a CDS encoding DUF6193 family natural product biosynthesis protein codes for MTSNEASRSDAEVVAAAWSVVLSYGTDRIDPVVPRTAYSHASLRVLWPMVSHGVLYLSRCTQYPWSRDVGTAFPQSAGGYRVRRESDRTLIGVAATVEEAYELIAANLPDNCGPAVVGTADDL; via the coding sequence ATGACGAGTAATGAAGCCTCCCGGAGCGATGCTGAAGTCGTTGCTGCGGCTTGGTCTGTTGTTCTGTCCTACGGTACGGATCGTATCGATCCGGTCGTTCCCAGAACTGCCTACAGCCACGCGTCCCTGCGAGTGCTCTGGCCTATGGTCAGCCACGGCGTCCTGTACCTGAGCCGGTGTACCCAGTACCCGTGGTCACGTGATGTGGGAACGGCTTTCCCTCAAAGCGCGGGCGGCTACCGAGTGCGCCGTGAGTCCGATAGGACCCTCATCGGTGTGGCCGCCACTGTCGAAGAGGCCTACGAGTTGATCGCAGCCAATCTCCCTGACAACTGCGGACCCGCCGTAGTCGGTACTGCGGACGACCTGTGA
- a CDS encoding PQQ-dependent sugar dehydrogenase, with product MSRHRWTGQLLLALLLTPLTALPVAAQSLAAAPPATVTATPADAATNSSSVPLPSLRATTTQVAYGLRRPTAVVAPDDGTERLFITEKSGTVRAYHPRTGLAPEPLIDITSAVDESGNERGLLGIAVPPDFADSRSVYLAYTALPDGAVTVARYRLDDSRLEVLLSQPHAEFSNHNGGQLAFGPDGHLYWSIGDGGGSADPLRAGQRLDTLLGKIVRIDVSRSCGRLPYCVPEDNPFVDTPGARDEIWLYGLRNPWRFSFDSVDGSMWIGDVGQGRWEEVDHIRPGQGGLNLGWSCYEGLEKFAGGDCDAGETYTAPVFTYSPYTGGCSVIGGHVYRGQNHADLVGGTYIATDYCSSTVWALRPDGDGGYEQAEIGEMPTQVTAIGTTVDGELYAVNDLPGGLHRVSFAQEEPTCRVQPTVRAWGTGTTVDLTVTNTGSTPVNGWTLKLPLALGQTVTSDWNTDLTQGSNTITAANTSHNATIAPGASITLGYLAAHTGDSSPPPRFTLNGGACAVGR from the coding sequence ATGTCGCGACACCGCTGGACCGGGCAGCTCCTGCTGGCCCTCCTGTTGACCCCCCTCACCGCGTTGCCCGTCGCCGCCCAGTCCCTCGCGGCGGCCCCTCCCGCGACGGTTACCGCCACGCCGGCCGACGCGGCGACGAACTCCTCGTCCGTCCCCCTTCCATCGCTCCGCGCGACGACCACCCAGGTCGCCTACGGACTGAGGCGGCCGACCGCCGTCGTCGCTCCCGATGACGGCACGGAGCGCTTGTTCATCACCGAGAAGTCCGGAACCGTACGGGCCTACCACCCCCGTACCGGCCTGGCCCCGGAGCCGCTCATCGACATCACCTCGGCCGTGGACGAATCGGGCAACGAGCGCGGCCTGCTCGGCATCGCCGTTCCGCCCGACTTCGCCGACAGCCGTAGCGTGTACCTGGCGTACACGGCACTGCCCGACGGTGCGGTCACCGTCGCCCGTTACCGGCTCGACGACTCCCGCCTGGAGGTCCTGCTCTCCCAGCCGCACGCCGAGTTCAGCAACCACAACGGCGGCCAGCTGGCGTTCGGCCCGGACGGTCACCTGTACTGGAGCATCGGTGACGGCGGCGGTTCCGCGGACCCCCTCCGTGCCGGGCAGCGACTGGACACCCTGCTGGGCAAGATCGTGCGCATCGACGTGAGCCGCAGTTGCGGCCGGCTCCCCTACTGCGTGCCCGAAGACAACCCCTTCGTGGACACCCCCGGCGCCCGCGACGAGATCTGGCTGTACGGTTTGCGCAACCCGTGGCGATTCTCCTTCGACAGCGTCGACGGCTCGATGTGGATCGGCGACGTCGGCCAGGGCCGGTGGGAGGAGGTCGATCACATCAGGCCCGGACAGGGAGGTCTGAACCTCGGCTGGTCCTGCTACGAGGGACTGGAGAAGTTCGCCGGCGGCGACTGCGACGCCGGCGAAACGTACACCGCGCCGGTTTTCACCTACTCCCCTTACACCGGTGGCTGTTCGGTCATCGGCGGTCACGTGTACCGGGGCCAGAACCACGCCGACCTCGTAGGCGGCACGTACATCGCCACCGACTACTGCTCCTCCACCGTCTGGGCGCTGCGCCCCGATGGCGATGGCGGCTATGAGCAGGCCGAGATTGGGGAGATGCCCACCCAGGTGACGGCGATCGGTACGACCGTCGACGGGGAGCTCTACGCGGTCAACGACCTGCCAGGCGGCCTGCACCGCGTGTCCTTCGCCCAGGAGGAACCCACCTGCCGAGTGCAGCCCACCGTGCGGGCATGGGGCACCGGTACGACTGTCGACCTGACGGTCACCAACACCGGCAGCACTCCGGTGAACGGCTGGACACTGAAGCTTCCGCTGGCCCTCGGACAGACCGTGACCTCCGACTGGAACACCGACCTCACCCAGGGAAGCAACACGATCACGGCCGCCAACACCTCGCACAACGCCACGATCGCTCCCGGCGCGAGCATCACCCTCGGCTATCTCGCCGCCCATACCGGCGACTCATCACCACCGCCGCGCTTCACGCTGAACGGGGGCGCCTGCGCGGTCGGCCGCTGA
- a CDS encoding lytic polysaccharide monooxygenase auxiliary activity family 9 protein, protein MNCHVRNTRTWRTLTLVLSTVAAVLLSMTTWSGTAMAHGSVVDPASRAYDCWQRWGSDFQNPAMAQQDPMCWQAWQANPNAMWNWNGLYRNGSAGDFQAVIPDGQLCSGGRTEGGRYNALDTVGAWKTTNITDDFTVKLYDQASHGADYFKVYVSRQGFDPTTQALRWSDLELVAQTGRYGPSQNYSIPVSTSGYTGHHVVYTIWQASHMDQTYFLCSDVNFD, encoded by the coding sequence ATGAATTGTCATGTACGCAACACTCGAACGTGGCGCACTCTAACGCTCGTCCTGAGCACCGTGGCAGCGGTGCTTCTCAGCATGACCACCTGGAGCGGCACAGCCATGGCTCACGGGTCGGTCGTCGACCCGGCATCACGCGCCTACGACTGCTGGCAGCGCTGGGGCAGCGACTTCCAGAACCCGGCCATGGCACAGCAGGACCCGATGTGCTGGCAGGCGTGGCAGGCCAACCCGAACGCCATGTGGAACTGGAACGGCCTGTACCGCAACGGCTCCGCTGGCGACTTCCAGGCGGTCATACCGGACGGACAGCTGTGCAGCGGCGGTCGGACCGAGGGCGGTCGCTACAACGCGCTGGACACCGTGGGCGCATGGAAGACCACGAACATCACCGATGACTTCACCGTCAAGCTGTACGACCAGGCCAGCCACGGCGCGGACTACTTCAAGGTCTACGTCAGCCGACAAGGCTTCGACCCAACCACCCAGGCGCTGCGCTGGAGTGACCTCGAACTGGTCGCGCAGACCGGCCGGTACGGGCCCAGCCAGAACTATTCGATCCCCGTGAGCACGTCCGGCTACACCGGTCACCACGTCGTCTACACGATCTGGCAGGCATCGCACATGGACCAGACGTATTTCCTGTGCAGCGATGTGAACTTCGACTGA
- a CDS encoding polymorphic toxin type 27 domain-containing protein, which translates to MDQAEVDSRFFAIITDLIGTPRELVDDSNSLAAHLRANGDPGAHTYNGSDYAGVEASGPIWMTNVMAAVGDRDTTLSITLDGMPNSRGEYGNWNTPETIVDAFQTAVRNGQPFGTAPQNWPSDGLGTAWEMSVVARNVRMYESSLMFDDDEPIGRPWEEIRWYSGNEEIKEVPKPDIPEIQPPKPRK; encoded by the coding sequence GTGGACCAGGCGGAAGTCGACAGCCGCTTCTTCGCGATCATCACCGACCTCATCGGCACACCTCGTGAACTGGTCGACGACTCGAATTCTCTCGCAGCACATCTCCGCGCCAACGGTGATCCGGGGGCCCACACCTACAACGGGTCGGACTACGCCGGGGTCGAGGCAAGCGGGCCGATCTGGATGACGAACGTCATGGCCGCAGTGGGAGATCGCGACACCACCTTGTCCATCACGCTCGACGGAATGCCCAACAGTAGAGGCGAGTACGGCAACTGGAACACCCCGGAGACCATCGTGGACGCCTTCCAAACCGCTGTCCGGAACGGGCAGCCGTTCGGCACCGCACCCCAGAACTGGCCGAGTGACGGATTGGGGACGGCCTGGGAGATGAGCGTCGTCGCACGCAACGTGCGCATGTACGAGTCGAGCTTGATGTTCGACGATGACGAACCGATCGGCCGCCCGTGGGAGGAAATACGGTGGTACTCAGGCAATGAGGAGATCAAGGAAGTCCCGAAGCCGGACATCCCCGAGATACAACCCCCTAAGCCCCGAAAGTAA
- a CDS encoding DUF6193 family natural product biosynthesis protein encodes MTNDEALARAAEIVATEWKDILDSEDGLIDPAMPRAAYANPRLRELCPTVSHGALYLSRCIRHPRPHDVGSLFPRAGGGFMVVRQSDGTVLGEPETVEEAVTLIAANLPEGCGPAIDGSANDL; translated from the coding sequence ATGACAAATGATGAAGCTCTCGCGCGGGCTGCGGAGATCGTCGCGACTGAGTGGAAGGACATCCTCGACTCCGAGGACGGCCTGATCGATCCCGCCATGCCCCGGGCGGCCTACGCAAACCCTCGCCTGCGGGAACTGTGTCCGACCGTCAGCCACGGCGCCCTGTACCTCAGCCGATGCATTCGCCACCCGCGGCCGCACGACGTGGGCAGCCTGTTCCCACGCGCCGGGGGCGGGTTCATGGTCGTCCGCCAGTCCGACGGCACGGTTCTCGGGGAGCCCGAGACGGTGGAGGAGGCAGTGACGTTGATCGCCGCGAACCTTCCAGAAGGCTGCGGCCCAGCCATCGACGGATCGGCTAACGATCTGTAA
- a CDS encoding DUF6193 family natural product biosynthesis protein: MASNEKGRSAAEVVAAEWSDILSYGTDLINPAVPRAAYQHPSLRELWPMVSHGVLYLSRCTQWPWTRDVGTAYPLVEGGYRVRRESGKTMLGEVDTVEEAYELIAARLPDGCGPAIDGTPDGL; the protein is encoded by the coding sequence ATGGCGAGCAACGAAAAGGGCCGAAGCGCGGCTGAGGTCGTGGCAGCAGAGTGGTCCGATATCCTGTCCTACGGCACGGACCTCATCAATCCGGCCGTTCCCCGAGCTGCTTACCAGCATCCGTCGCTGCGCGAACTCTGGCCCATGGTCAGCCACGGCGTCCTGTACCTGAGCCGGTGTACCCAGTGGCCCTGGACAAGAGATGTCGGTACGGCCTACCCGCTGGTCGAGGGTGGGTACCGAGTACGTCGGGAGTCTGGCAAAACCATGCTCGGCGAGGTCGACACCGTCGAAGAGGCATACGAGTTGATCGCCGCCCGCCTTCCTGACGGCTGCGGGCCGGCCATTGACGGTACTCCTGACGGTCTGTGA